In Winkia neuii, a genomic segment contains:
- a CDS encoding glutamate-5-semialdehyde dehydrogenase, translating to MNDQIVQRAQLARKAQRQLRSATTAQKNAALNAIAGQLLQDAEEVLHANRLDVKAGKDKQMSAGLLDRLTLTQDRLENIAAAVRHVATLADPIGQIVRGSRLQNGLDLTQRRVPIGVLGLIYEARPNVTVDVAALALKSSNAALLRGGSAARYSNIALIRVIGKALVRTGFDPNLIQSLDDLGREGAKGLMLARGSIDLLIPRGGKSLIQTVVQNAKVPVIETGTGNCHIYVDASADIDQAEAVVLDAKTSRVGVCNAAETLVIDENVGAEAVIRLCRKLLEAGVRLHADPQVRGLVPQALQATESDWDTEYLSLDMAVKMVSGLKEAVSFISAHSTGHTEAVLATDARVIEEFTEQIDSAAIAVNASTRFTDGGELGLGAEIGISTQKMHARGPMGLEELTTTTWVYTGRGHVRG from the coding sequence ATGAACGATCAAATAGTGCAGCGAGCACAGCTCGCACGTAAGGCGCAACGGCAGCTACGCAGCGCAACCACTGCGCAAAAGAACGCGGCCTTGAATGCAATCGCTGGCCAGCTTTTGCAAGACGCTGAAGAGGTGCTCCACGCAAATCGCCTAGATGTAAAAGCAGGCAAAGACAAGCAGATGAGCGCCGGACTGCTTGATCGCCTTACGTTAACCCAAGACCGCCTTGAAAATATTGCCGCCGCAGTGCGGCACGTAGCAACCCTGGCTGATCCCATCGGACAAATAGTTCGGGGAAGTCGACTACAGAATGGGTTGGACCTGACGCAGAGGCGGGTACCAATTGGGGTACTCGGCCTCATCTATGAAGCCCGCCCCAATGTGACTGTAGACGTGGCCGCATTGGCGCTGAAATCTTCCAATGCGGCGCTGCTACGAGGGGGCTCAGCTGCCCGCTACTCCAACATTGCCCTGATCCGGGTGATCGGGAAGGCTCTAGTTCGGACTGGATTCGATCCCAATCTGATTCAATCCCTAGATGACCTGGGTAGGGAAGGGGCGAAAGGATTGATGCTTGCTCGCGGCTCGATCGATCTGCTAATCCCTCGGGGCGGTAAATCCCTCATCCAGACAGTGGTACAAAACGCGAAGGTTCCGGTCATTGAAACTGGAACAGGCAATTGCCACATCTACGTTGACGCCAGTGCAGACATAGACCAGGCAGAGGCCGTGGTATTAGACGCAAAGACCTCTAGGGTGGGCGTGTGTAATGCCGCAGAAACCCTGGTGATCGACGAAAATGTTGGCGCCGAGGCAGTAATTAGGTTGTGCAGGAAGTTGCTGGAGGCGGGCGTGCGTCTGCACGCTGACCCGCAGGTGCGCGGACTTGTCCCACAAGCGTTGCAAGCCACTGAGAGCGATTGGGATACCGAATACCTGTCGTTGGATATGGCAGTGAAAATGGTATCTGGGCTAAAAGAAGCTGTTTCGTTTATTAGCGCGCACTCAACTGGCCACACAGAAGCGGTGCTGGCTACGGACGCGCGCGTAATAGAAGAATTCACCGAGCAGATAGATTCCGCCGCAATAGCAGTAAATGCTTCCACAAGATTTACTGATGGTGGGGAGCTTGGGCTCGGCGCCGAAATTGGTATCTCGACTCAAAAAATGCACGCGCGCGGTCCTATGGGGTTAGAGGAACTTACAACTACTACCTGGGTATATACCGGGCGGGGACATGTTAGGGGATAG
- a CDS encoding Rne/Rng family ribonuclease: protein MSKSTEQSTVAPAPAATLLFQAPDLANAVPAPVQQSAGPENEKHSDKKSKGTKSAKKGDEQASKKKSRSNKKNESAKPDSDAEEAGEQKSSRKTRRRRRSSDSKQSKAEADKSPSKEENEDAEEESSSRRRRRRRRSAGADDSVASTEEVMNEVTALKGSTRLEAKKQRRREGRREGRKRHSITEAEFLARRESVKRDMIVREEDGLNQIAVLEDDLLVEHYVASHTQVSMVGSIFLGRVQNVLPSMEAAFVDLGRGRNAVLYAGEVNWDGLGMAGKPRKIEQALKSGDKIMVQVTKDPIGHKGARLTAQITLAGRYLVMVPGGNMMGISRKLPGSERSRLKSILKDVVPKGNGVIVRTAAEGATEEQIRADIERLASQWQSVQDKSAKATKAPMLLKGEPELALRVVRDIFNEDFNSLVVQGKDAYKSIHDYVKELSPDLLDRVHQWAKNDDIFAAHRIDEQLAKGMDRKVWLPSGGYLIIDRTEAMTVIDVNTGKYTGGKQGTLEETVTKNNLESAEEIVRQLRLRDIGGIIVIDFVDMVLESNRSLVLRRLIECLGRDRTRHQVTEVTALGLVQMTRKRVGQGLVEAFSTPCECCDGRGFIVHQHPVERGETNAAANKKDKKAAQRRKEAAKQGASSERVHEADQKTRDTLAAIAKAAEKSHEGPTESEARIQRGQAEQNSAEATENRPPKEKQPKEGHSKSNRKEKRNTPHLELPEVKSANKRKRAAKMDISDIQLPDPKSGAEGESKEETPKRRHRRRAATSASVKTDSSSSTSGVMIR, encoded by the coding sequence GTGTCTAAATCAACTGAACAGTCGACGGTGGCACCCGCACCGGCCGCCACGTTGCTTTTCCAAGCTCCCGATCTGGCGAACGCAGTGCCCGCTCCAGTGCAACAGAGCGCAGGACCTGAAAACGAGAAGCATTCTGACAAGAAGTCCAAGGGGACGAAGTCTGCGAAAAAGGGTGACGAGCAGGCTTCGAAGAAGAAGTCTCGTTCTAATAAGAAGAATGAGTCGGCAAAGCCGGATTCTGACGCAGAAGAAGCAGGCGAGCAGAAATCCTCACGGAAGACGCGGAGGCGCCGCCGTAGTAGTGACTCAAAGCAGTCCAAGGCTGAAGCTGACAAGTCGCCCTCGAAAGAAGAGAACGAGGATGCCGAAGAAGAATCCTCTTCTAGGCGGCGGCGCCGCCGTAGGCGATCAGCTGGGGCGGACGATTCGGTAGCTTCGACTGAAGAAGTAATGAACGAAGTCACCGCCCTCAAGGGGTCGACTCGTCTGGAAGCTAAGAAGCAGCGTCGCCGTGAGGGGAGAAGAGAGGGGCGCAAGCGCCACTCGATTACCGAGGCTGAGTTCCTTGCCAGGCGGGAGTCCGTAAAGCGCGACATGATAGTTCGCGAAGAGGACGGCCTCAACCAGATTGCGGTCCTCGAGGACGATCTGCTGGTCGAGCACTACGTTGCCTCGCACACGCAGGTGTCGATGGTCGGCTCAATCTTCCTGGGCCGAGTGCAAAACGTGTTGCCTTCGATGGAGGCTGCATTCGTTGACCTGGGACGCGGCCGTAACGCTGTTCTCTATGCTGGCGAGGTTAACTGGGACGGTCTGGGGATGGCAGGTAAGCCACGCAAGATCGAGCAGGCGCTAAAATCTGGCGACAAGATCATGGTGCAGGTCACTAAAGATCCGATTGGGCACAAGGGAGCCCGTTTGACCGCCCAAATCACCCTGGCGGGGCGCTACCTGGTCATGGTCCCGGGCGGCAACATGATGGGTATTTCCCGGAAGCTTCCGGGTTCCGAGAGGTCTAGGCTCAAATCGATTTTGAAGGACGTGGTTCCCAAAGGCAACGGCGTCATTGTCCGCACAGCCGCCGAGGGCGCAACCGAGGAGCAGATCCGTGCCGACATTGAGCGCCTGGCTAGCCAGTGGCAGTCAGTTCAGGACAAGTCAGCGAAGGCCACCAAGGCTCCGATGCTTTTGAAAGGTGAACCGGAACTAGCACTCCGGGTAGTCCGAGACATTTTCAACGAGGATTTCAACTCGCTTGTAGTCCAGGGCAAGGACGCGTACAAGTCGATTCACGATTACGTGAAGGAACTCAGTCCAGACTTGCTAGACCGGGTGCATCAGTGGGCGAAGAATGATGACATTTTTGCTGCCCACCGTATTGACGAACAGCTAGCCAAGGGCATGGACCGAAAAGTCTGGCTACCTTCGGGGGGCTACCTAATTATCGATCGCACCGAGGCGATGACGGTGATCGACGTTAACACCGGCAAGTACACCGGTGGCAAGCAGGGGACTCTAGAGGAAACAGTTACCAAGAACAATCTAGAGTCGGCTGAAGAGATCGTTCGGCAGCTGCGCCTGCGCGACATTGGCGGCATCATCGTCATCGACTTCGTGGACATGGTGCTTGAATCCAACAGGTCGCTGGTGCTCCGCCGACTCATCGAATGCTTGGGGCGGGATCGCACTCGCCACCAGGTAACTGAGGTAACCGCCCTCGGGCTGGTCCAAATGACCAGGAAAAGGGTGGGCCAAGGCCTGGTCGAAGCCTTCTCGACCCCATGTGAATGCTGCGATGGTCGCGGTTTCATAGTGCACCAGCATCCGGTTGAACGAGGCGAGACCAACGCTGCCGCCAACAAGAAAGATAAGAAGGCGGCGCAAAGGCGGAAGGAAGCGGCCAAACAAGGAGCCTCCTCTGAACGGGTCCACGAGGCCGACCAGAAGACGCGCGATACTCTAGCGGCTATTGCTAAGGCAGCCGAAAAGTCCCATGAAGGTCCCACCGAGTCCGAGGCGCGCATCCAGCGGGGGCAGGCTGAACAAAACAGCGCAGAGGCTACCGAAAATAGGCCGCCGAAGGAAAAACAGCCCAAGGAAGGTCACTCCAAGAGCAACCGCAAAGAAAAGCGGAATACACCACATTTGGAACTTCCCGAGGTAAAAAGCGCTAATAAGCGGAAACGCGCTGCGAAGATGGATATCTCCGATATTCAGCTTCCCGATCCGAAGTCGGGTGCGGAAGGGGAATCTAAAGAGGAAACTCCTAAACGGCGCCATCGCCGTCGTGCCGCAACTTCGGCCTCGGTGAAAACTGACTCCTCCAGCTCGACTAGTGGAGTCATGATTCGGTAG
- the rpmA gene encoding 50S ribosomal protein L27 codes for MSTKKGLSSSRNGRDSNAQHLGVKRFGGQTVNAGEILVRQRGTHFHPGVNVGRGKDDTLFALAAGAVEFGTRHGRKVVNIVTA; via the coding sequence ATGTCAACTAAGAAGGGTCTTAGTTCGTCCCGTAACGGCCGTGATTCGAACGCGCAGCACCTTGGTGTGAAGCGCTTCGGCGGTCAGACCGTGAACGCAGGCGAAATTCTGGTCCGCCAGCGCGGCACCCACTTCCACCCCGGCGTCAACGTCGGCCGTGGCAAGGATGACACCCTGTTCGCCCTGGCAGCTGGAGCCGTTGAATTCGGCACCCGTCACGGCCGCAAGGTTGTAAATATCGTCACTGCCTAG
- the proB gene encoding glutamate 5-kinase — protein MDGSRPVEAIATARRIVVKLGSSSLTRSDGGLDLNRLDRVAALVASRCNRGGQVVIVSSGAVAAGMTPLRYARRPRDLAAVQACAAMGQGLLVARWSAAFQAHHKLVAQILLTGDDVMRRSHYKNAKASFEKLLSLGVVPIVNENDAVATGEIRFGDNDRLAALVAQLVDADLLVLATDVDGLYDKPPSLEGAKRIKTVRSASDVAGVRASGAGKEIGTGGMVTKLHAATMATSSGIDTLLLAADDLSQGLAGADVGTWFKGCGKRRPSRADWIADAARVAGSVKIDEGAALAVGKKHSSLLAAGVVGVEGTFPAGSVVEMRYQDSVLGRGVAGFSSVEIEQIKGLTSEKIAQIGEVARPVVHRDDMSVRATDVEAAGF, from the coding sequence ATGGACGGATCCCGACCTGTAGAAGCAATAGCTACTGCCAGAAGAATCGTTGTAAAACTAGGTTCTTCTTCGCTCACCCGCTCTGATGGCGGGCTAGACCTAAACCGGCTTGACCGGGTGGCAGCCTTAGTTGCCAGCCGGTGTAACCGGGGTGGGCAGGTAGTGATAGTGTCATCCGGTGCGGTAGCGGCCGGCATGACGCCACTGAGATACGCTCGCCGCCCTCGCGATCTGGCCGCGGTGCAGGCTTGTGCCGCCATGGGGCAGGGACTCTTGGTGGCGCGTTGGTCTGCTGCTTTCCAAGCCCACCACAAACTAGTTGCGCAGATCTTACTGACAGGCGATGACGTGATGCGCCGGTCTCATTACAAGAATGCCAAAGCCTCCTTCGAGAAGTTGTTGAGTCTTGGGGTAGTGCCGATCGTAAACGAAAACGATGCGGTTGCTACCGGCGAGATCCGTTTCGGCGACAACGACAGGTTGGCAGCACTGGTTGCCCAACTTGTTGATGCAGATCTTCTGGTATTGGCCACCGATGTGGACGGTCTTTACGACAAGCCGCCCTCACTTGAAGGAGCAAAACGGATCAAGACCGTCCGCAGTGCCAGCGATGTTGCCGGAGTGCGGGCGAGCGGGGCTGGCAAGGAGATCGGCACAGGGGGCATGGTCACCAAGCTACATGCCGCGACAATGGCCACGTCCTCGGGAATTGACACTCTGCTACTGGCCGCAGATGACCTTTCGCAAGGGCTGGCCGGGGCTGACGTAGGCACCTGGTTTAAGGGGTGTGGCAAGCGCCGCCCCTCTAGGGCGGACTGGATAGCGGACGCCGCCCGTGTGGCAGGTTCCGTAAAAATTGACGAGGGTGCAGCGCTAGCCGTAGGGAAAAAACATTCTTCGTTGTTAGCTGCTGGAGTGGTAGGTGTAGAAGGTACATTCCCCGCCGGCTCGGTGGTAGAAATGCGTTACCAGGACAGCGTCCTAGGCAGGGGAGTAGCTGGCTTCTCGTCGGTAGAAATCGAACAGATCAAAGGCCTAACCTCAGAAAAAATTGCGCAAATTGGAGAAGTGGCAAGACCTGTAGTCCACCGCGACGATATGTCGGTAAGAGCCACAGATGTAGAAGCAGCGGGATTCTAA
- the rplU gene encoding 50S ribosomal protein L21 produces the protein MVYAIVKAGGRQEKVSVGDVIVVDRLDAAVGDEVTFQPVMIGDGGKVTTDASALEKATVKAEVLEPTKGPKINIIKYKNKTGYRKRQGHRQPLTAVKITSIA, from the coding sequence GTGGTCTACGCGATCGTCAAGGCCGGTGGCCGCCAGGAGAAGGTCTCCGTCGGAGACGTTATCGTCGTCGACCGGCTGGATGCAGCAGTAGGTGACGAGGTCACCTTCCAGCCCGTCATGATCGGCGATGGTGGCAAGGTCACCACCGATGCCTCCGCCCTGGAAAAGGCAACTGTCAAGGCAGAGGTCCTCGAGCCTACTAAGGGCCCGAAGATCAACATCATCAAGTACAAGAACAAGACGGGTTACCGCAAGCGTCAGGGCCACCGTCAGCCACTGACCGCGGTGAAGATCACCTCGATCGCCTGA
- a CDS encoding histidine phosphatase family protein: MSQIVFLRHGQTDFNLQRRYQGRVDIPLNQTGVEQAERAGEALARQFAFERIISSPLSRAKLTAQAVASRLGLDVETDPRLIERSYGQVEGRTFDDFKLDFTAEYASYKVCGECPQLQIEPRCEVAERFREVVAEVTADLDGAALFVSHGSAISQGIAGVLRLDASVWQGIGGPDNCHWSVLSSGTRAPGWRLTAHNVGV; encoded by the coding sequence ATGAGCCAGATCGTCTTTCTGCGCCACGGTCAAACAGATTTCAACCTGCAACGGCGCTACCAAGGGCGAGTCGACATTCCCCTGAATCAGACGGGTGTCGAACAGGCTGAACGAGCAGGCGAGGCTCTAGCCCGCCAGTTCGCGTTTGAACGTATTATTTCGTCGCCACTATCTAGAGCTAAGCTCACTGCGCAAGCTGTTGCCAGCAGGCTCGGCTTGGATGTAGAAACCGACCCGAGGCTGATTGAGCGTAGTTACGGGCAGGTTGAAGGGCGTACTTTCGACGATTTTAAGTTGGATTTTACTGCCGAATACGCCAGTTACAAGGTCTGTGGGGAATGCCCACAGTTGCAGATAGAACCACGATGCGAAGTAGCAGAGCGTTTCCGGGAGGTGGTGGCCGAAGTGACCGCTGATCTTGATGGAGCCGCGCTATTTGTTTCGCACGGTTCTGCAATAAGCCAGGGAATTGCTGGAGTGCTTCGCCTGGACGCATCGGTTTGGCAGGGCATCGGTGGGCCGGATAACTGTCACTGGTCGGTTCTGTCCTCTGGCACCCGCGCTCCGGGATGGCGTCTTACCGCCCATAACGTTGGAGTGTAG
- the rsfS gene encoding ribosome silencing factor encodes MAVSDTVLSAVHVAAKAAADKLSEDIVAIDVSSRLPFADAFLLASADTDRQVKAVVSAVEDELRELGFSVQRREGLEAASWVAVEADGLMVHVFQPEERHYYGLERLWKDCPRIDISADIQSIPAAVTA; translated from the coding sequence GTGGCTGTTAGCGATACTGTCCTGTCCGCTGTCCACGTTGCCGCAAAAGCTGCGGCAGACAAACTTTCCGAAGATATTGTCGCAATTGATGTTTCTTCTAGATTGCCTTTTGCAGACGCATTCCTTCTTGCAAGTGCCGACACGGATAGGCAGGTCAAGGCTGTCGTGTCTGCGGTAGAAGATGAATTGCGCGAACTAGGCTTCTCTGTGCAGAGGCGGGAAGGCTTGGAGGCCGCTTCATGGGTGGCGGTAGAGGCCGATGGACTTATGGTCCATGTGTTCCAGCCCGAAGAACGTCACTACTACGGACTTGAACGACTGTGGAAAGACTGCCCGCGCATTGATATCTCGGCAGATATCCAAAGTATTCCTGCCGCGGTGACTGCATGA
- the obgE gene encoding GTPase ObgE: protein MANFVDRVTLSAAGGNGGHGCVSIRREKYKPLGGPDGGNGGHGGSVIARVDMGTTTLLDFHHLPHRRAENGTPGMGDMRSGKNGADLILPVPQGTVIKDQAGNVLADLSAEGQEYMIASGGAGGLGNSALSSKKRKAPGFALLGEPGSEATVVMELKSVADVALVGFPSSGKSSLIAALSAARPKIADYPFTTLVPNLGVVKADQFRYTIADVPGLIPGASQGKGLGLDFLRHIERCSVIVHVLDAIAFEPDRNPVDDLQTIEDELSNYESDLDKLEGVIPLAERPRVVVLNKVDLPDGKDMADLVREQLKQRGWPLYEVSALSHEGLRELSFALGKLVEEQRAKMPAEPEVRQVLRPAPVGAPKITVTKHTRDGEPLYQVRGRNPERWVIQTDFGNDEAVGYLADRLNAAGVEDLLLEAGAHAGDTVVIGDITDGVLFDWEPTMSTGAELLGRRGEDLRLDQRSRPTREEKRRDYYSRMDAKAAARSELAAEKEEGLWTDPDL, encoded by the coding sequence ATGGCTAACTTTGTTGATCGAGTAACCCTCAGTGCTGCCGGTGGCAACGGCGGTCACGGCTGTGTCTCTATTCGCCGTGAAAAATATAAGCCGCTGGGCGGTCCCGACGGTGGCAACGGCGGTCACGGTGGTTCGGTGATTGCCCGCGTAGACATGGGTACGACCACGCTTTTGGACTTCCACCACCTGCCGCATCGGCGCGCAGAAAATGGCACTCCAGGTATGGGGGATATGCGTTCTGGCAAGAACGGAGCGGATCTAATCTTGCCGGTTCCGCAGGGAACCGTGATCAAGGATCAGGCCGGCAATGTGCTGGCCGATCTGTCTGCTGAAGGCCAGGAATACATGATCGCGTCTGGCGGTGCCGGCGGGCTAGGCAATAGTGCGCTTTCCTCGAAGAAACGCAAGGCGCCGGGGTTTGCGCTGCTAGGCGAACCGGGCAGCGAGGCGACAGTTGTCATGGAGCTCAAGTCTGTCGCCGACGTGGCGCTTGTAGGCTTCCCATCTAGTGGCAAGTCCTCGCTAATTGCTGCTTTGTCGGCTGCTCGCCCCAAGATCGCAGACTACCCCTTTACGACGCTGGTTCCGAATCTGGGGGTAGTAAAGGCCGATCAGTTCCGCTACACCATTGCGGACGTGCCGGGTCTTATTCCCGGAGCGTCGCAGGGCAAGGGCCTGGGTCTGGACTTCCTTCGCCATATTGAGCGGTGCTCGGTTATTGTGCACGTCCTGGATGCGATTGCCTTCGAGCCAGATCGCAACCCCGTAGATGACCTGCAAACTATCGAGGACGAGCTGTCTAACTACGAATCTGATCTAGACAAGCTGGAGGGCGTGATTCCTCTAGCGGAGCGCCCGCGCGTAGTCGTCCTCAACAAGGTCGATCTGCCTGATGGCAAAGACATGGCGGATCTGGTGCGCGAACAGCTAAAGCAGAGGGGATGGCCACTTTACGAAGTGTCGGCACTTTCTCATGAAGGGCTGCGCGAACTGTCTTTCGCCCTCGGCAAGCTTGTGGAAGAACAGAGGGCGAAGATGCCGGCAGAACCGGAAGTGCGGCAGGTGCTTCGGCCTGCCCCCGTAGGGGCGCCGAAGATTACGGTCACTAAGCATACTCGGGACGGAGAGCCGCTGTACCAGGTGCGCGGTCGCAACCCGGAGCGCTGGGTAATCCAAACAGACTTCGGTAACGATGAAGCGGTTGGATACTTGGCAGACAGGCTCAACGCAGCAGGAGTGGAAGATCTGCTGCTAGAAGCCGGGGCGCATGCCGGAGACACTGTAGTTATCGGTGATATAACCGATGGCGTCCTGTTCGATTGGGAACCCACGATGTCTACCGGAGCCGAATTGCTCGGCCGCCGCGGCGAAGACCTAAGGTTGGACCAACGCTCCCGCCCAACCAGGGAAGAAAAGCGCCGTGACTACTACTCGCGCATGGATGCAAAGGCTGCGGCTCGCTCTGAGCTGGCTGCCGAGAAGGAAGAGGGACTATGGACGGATCCCGACCTGTAG